The Asterias rubens chromosome 14, eAstRub1.3, whole genome shotgun sequence DNA segment TCTCATTttccccagggcccaatttcatagagctgctcagcacaaacatttgcttagcatgaaatttcttctcttgataaaaacaggtttaccaaccaaatttctacatGATTTTCAGCaagagcaaacaacagctgaatacggGTTACAGGCAATATGCCAGAAattgaattttggttggtaatcctgtttttatcaaggaagaaatttcatgctaagcacttttttgtgcttagtggctttgtgaaatcgggccCAAGTTCGCGTCGATGCATAATGAGTTTCAGCAAAGATTTTGTTTTCGATCGAGCTCGTATAAGACAAACCTTTGTGCTTAGTGAAATAAAGCCAAggttggttggtttgtttgtttgtttgattgtttagatgatctttccGTGAAGGGAACTCGGCACTATCCCACAGCGGGATCAAATGCCAAGCttgcaacaaccaatctctctcatacaaacattggtttaacgtctatgattatgaattgcacaaatcaagaataAGTGATTTAGTGAGTGAacgacaatacttattatagtcattgtgaaatcagcggttagcttggtagggttcgaacacacaaccttgtgattgcaagtcctgcagtctaaccactgaaccacagttaatagtttggtaggatttgaacccacaaccttgtgattgcaagtcctgcagtctaaccactgaactacagttagcttggtaggatttgaacccacaaccttgtgattgcaagtcctgcagtctagcCATTGAACCACAGTTTGCtcggtaggatttgaacccacaaccttgtgattgcaagtcctgcagtctaaccactgaaccacagttagcttggtaggattcgaacctataaCCTTTTGATTaaaagtcctgcagtctaaccactgaaccacagtaagcttggtaggattcaaacctataattttgtgattgcaagtcctgaagTCTAACCCTTAATGGAACAtgttgccctggatcggacgagttggtctataaaaagcttttgtaaccgtttgttataaaatgcatagggttggaaaaattatttaaaagtagaatacaatgacccacacaagtttgcttcgaaattgcatggtttttcttttactttgcgaactaacacagtcggccatttatggaagtcaaaaacttggctcccataaatggccgaccatgttagtcaacgaggtaaccgtataaggaaaaccgtgcaatttagaggcatgtttatgtagatcattgtatctacttttacaacatctttctacccatatgcattttataacaaacggttacaaacgcttttcaaagaccaactcgaccgatccaaggcaacgtgttcctttaaaccacaTTTGAGATTGATTCATATGTGCCTAAATATCTAAGTTGGGATAAGGCACTATTTGTCATACTACAATGTACTTAAAACACAAACAGTGAAAGATCGGTCATATATATCTGATAAAAATGGAGAAGCATTATTGCTGAAAATGTATGCCTtggtaaaaacaacaaaattacttgtagaaattgaaactttgcatggtggaagtatttCTACgaaagatttgcggtaacaccatgtggatatctctttttgaaaagtgttggttctgaaaagaaccagtgtttaaaggcagtggacgctattggtaattgtcaaagactagccttcacacttggtgtatctcaacatatgcataaaataacaaacctgtgaacatttgagctcaatcggtaatcgaagttgcgagataataatgaaaagaaaaaaaacaacattgtcacacaaagttgtgtgcgtttagatggttgatttcgagacctcaagttctaaatctgaggtctcaaaatcaaattcgtggaaaattagttctttctcgaaaactggcacttcagaaggagccgttttctcacaatgttttataccatcaacctgtccccattaatcgacaccaagaaaggttttatgctaataattaatttgagtaattaccaatagtgtccactttctttaaCAACTCAAAGTTTCTATCAGTATACTCTAACCGTCTTCAGGATCAAATAATGATCGAGATGTTGAGTCATtgaccaccggttcttttcagaaacaacacTTCTTAAAAGAggttttcacatggtgttaccgtaaacctctttgaattattaacaaaaatacGTTTCTAGAGATTTTTATATGAGGATATTTACTTCTAAGCTAAAACGCAGAACTTGTTAACATAATAAAGATATGAAAAAAGGTCTTGGATCTACTTCTCTGGCACTAAGGACAAAAAGAAGTTATGATCTTTGATGTTCTCTGGCTTCGAGAATTCTGTTCTCAAAAGCTCCATGAGAGCTCGAATTTCAGCACTTCAACCATGtagagaccatagcggccacaAGGTTCGACCTCCTTCTATTCACacaaagaggtcaaagtaaaggtcaagTCCAAATATGAACTCTTCCAATGTAGCATGTTAACATAGTTTCCAAATTTCTgaacacaaaactaaattttcatTCTCGGTAAAGTACTTTGTATTCGAGCCTAGTACTTGCATCATGTTTAAAATTGAATATTCACAATTCCAGGAACAAAAGACCTTTCAACTTGCCCTGAAGCAGTCATTCTCAATGACAGCTTCATTGGTGTTTGCTCCACTGTTTCTGCCACAAAGGCCTTGACAAAGAGGCTTAGGGCAGCATTACTATACACCTAACGCACTTTACGTATACtcggcccaattttatggctctgcttaccatcgaattctgcgcttacgatcaccattctctgcttactgtgcaagcactgactgtctgtgctagctgtgtaagcgtagaatacctAGTAATGTAGAGTATGCacatgcacaagcaaaaatttcctgctaacccataaaatacgcttgacgtaagcgcggaattccctgcttccataagcgcccaTTCTTTGcctatggtaagcagagccataaattTGGGCCCGGGTCTTTGGTTAAACTAACCCCTTCATTACAGAAAACGCTCTCTCAACCCCGACCCTAAACctcacaaaacaataaattatctcctataaaatattgtttatacaCTTTTCTCATTAAGCCAAtattagtttagttttaaacaGATAGTTAGTACTTGCTTAATTATTTAgatattgaaaaagaaaaaaacatacaccTATTCACAATTTCTTCAGGAATttcaacatgtacatgaaaagtCTGATCTGCTcccgcaattttttttaatttgtgcttaaattcaattttttttttacagtgaatGTTGTTAAGTTAAGTAAATTTGGAAGCTTTGAGTGGTGTAGGAAGCAGGATCTTAGACGCGTTTCAATGACCATGACCTATGACATGCTTGAGCTTAGGTCAACAGTAAAGCTTTTCTGCGTGTTTGGCTCAACCACGGTTGCGCAACTAAACCGGCCAACAGAGTTGTTAACTTGGTTTCAAGAAGGCAGATTCCACAAACTTAATGTccaattaatttctttttaaaataaaaaagcctgaagcacacaaatctaataatattgataaaataacaaagactAAGCTCATtagttgaaaaataaaataaaggctGTATATGTTGCAAAGATTAATTCCCAAGCGATAAACTCTTTCTGGTAACCAGCCAGGGCCAAAAGTACAATCtgagactggtatcctgcttattttttatGAACAGAAACATTTTCAGCAATTATTTCCTGCTTAACCACAAAATCGGGCCCAGTTTATGTCAGATACTTGTTTCTGGTCAGGTTTGTCAAAACATGCCCCTGAGCAGCTTTACAGAGTACCAACCCTCAAATCTATTATTGGAAGAAGTGCTGGTTCTGAGAAGGAACCAGGGAAGAGATAAAAGCTGCCCTCGGGTCGACCCTGCGATGACACCAACAAAAATGACGCTTGACTTTAGCTAAGACCGTCGGGAACATATTGGTCGTCATTTGTTTACGACTCGAGTACAATTCCGATGAAATTAAGACGATCATGTCTTAATGTTTCAAACAGAGTACTCTGGTAATTATATAATACAGTCCTTCCATTTTACCTTTGAAACGTGGACCTATTAGTATTGGCACTCCTTTGATCATGCAACAGGATTACCAAGTACCAGGggtggattaaaaaaaaaatttaagactagtctcgagttaggacgagtaactcgccctagcttaggactagccttaaagccggttcatacttcctgcgaatgcgacaCAAATTGTGACTTAAGCTGAAACCCACAACGCCCGTAAAGATGGCATCTAACAGAAACCATCTACTCCCTCTCGACCATATAACTAGTATTCAGAACCTCAGCCGACTTCAGACTCGTTTTCTCTGTGGCCTCGGGTGTCGTCGACATGGGCGGGGCAGGCATCGGTATTGCTTGATGTGGAGGCGTCACCTCCGGCAGATTAGAACCTTTAAGCTGCGCCGATTCGTCGGCGCCGGGCTGCAGCGTGATCGGAACCTCACTGTCCCTTAGCGCCGcctcatcttcatcttcttgaGCCCCTCGTAGAATCTCATCAATATCTTCTTCGCtgtattcttcttcttttggaGCGCACTTcccgcagcagcagcagcagcacagGCAGCAGCAGAAGCAGAAACAGCAGCAGGACAAGAAGAAGCAGACACCGCAGCATACCTGTAatgataaaaatgtaaataGTGTCAGACATCTAATCTAACATGGCAAAGTTCTTAGGCTCGAGTCCCACCAGAGTTATATCCCTGAGTGAATTTTTATAGTAAAAATTATCGGCATTTATAGACGCtctacttaaaggatttgggtactttttcaaaatgtccatagatttacattaaacttataaacagtgtttgaagataatgatagtggaaagcttcccttcaaatattacttcctgaggtgctgtagtttttgagaaatgagtaaaaaaatgtcatggaaatacgtttgtaaatgattacagtaattttcgtctcatgagactatgttcatgacattgttttactcatttcccaaaaactacagcacctcagcacgtaacattttcagggaagctttctaccatcattatcttcaaactgtgtaagttcagtgtaaatctgtggacatttttgtttttgtcctacaaaagttccatagaccctttaaaggcagtggacactattggtcattactccaaaaaaatattagcataaaagcttacttggtgacgagtaacagggagaggttgatagtataaaacattgtgagaaactgctccctctgaagtaaagtagtttttgagaaagaagtaatttttgacgaatttgattttgagacctcaagtttagaatttgaggtctcgaaatcaagcatttgaaggcgcacaactttgtttgacaagtgtccagtgtctttaaaaaaaaacaaaaaaaaaacataccctGAAACATTTGCTGTTGACTAAGAAGTACAAATCAACGTTGTCCTCCCCGATCTGTTCTGCAATGTACAGACCCACCGATCCGTAGTCGTCGTATATCTGTCGTTTCTTCTCATCGCTGAGGACTTTGTTAGCTTTGTTGATCTCCTTAAACTGcagtaaaaataaacaaagatgaACTATAAGTAAGGATTgtaccagggccaaatttcatggctctgcttaccgtaagcacagaattggcgcttacagaaccaaggaattctgtgcttacggcaagcattttttacgggttagcggcgaattctggcttctgcgcgtgcgtactccacgtaactaggcattctacgaTAAGGCTAGCGCAGGAATTTGGCGCTTGCTCGTAAGCGGAGAATCGTGACCAAAAGCGCAAAATTCGGAGGTAAGCAGAGTTGttaattgggcccaggcttgtatgctttgtttttgaaagagccCCAAGGATTTTTCTCCTTCGTACCGTAAAGGGCACCCCATGACGGAGTTGTAGATTTCTACTGAtacattttaagggcaccaaggcaaatgatcagggggcatggaggcaaacactttgttgcctccgtgacgTATCATCAGGCCTGTTGTACTGTACTCAATTGGGTCAAATCCGAGTCTAAAATATAGAACTTTTTTGTTGAAACACATTTAAACAAACTCTAAGTGAACAAACCTTTTCCTCTGCCGATGGATCATCTCTGTTTTTGTCCGGGTGATACTTTAACGCAAGCTGAAATACAAACGTAAACAAAACGTGTAAGATAGTTATCACATACACAGTCAACATTTTTTCACAAAGCTATATTACATAATGAGGTATGGGacttaaggcattgcatggtgaggtatacATTTGACCACCCAGACACACGAACTCCTTGTTCGTTGCCTTACctttctgtatgctttctttATAGCGTCTGTATCTGCACCCTTTTCTATTCCCAGGGTTACGTATAAAGACTCCCCTGATGTGCtgaaaagacaaaatcaaaagaaaacagCGAAAATT contains these protein-coding regions:
- the LOC117299459 gene encoding dnaJ homolog subfamily C member 5-like, with the translated sequence MASRSHPPPPPPGGPGGPHGGPGRERSMSTSGESLYVTLGIEKGADTDAIKKAYRKLALKYHPDKNRDDPSAEEKFKEINKANKVLSDEKKRQIYDDYGSVGLYIAEQIGEDNVDLYFLVNSKCFRVCCGVCFFLSCCCFCFCCCLCCCCCCGKCAPKEEEYSEEDIDEILRGAQEDEDEAALRDSEVPITLQPGADESAQLKGSNLPEVTPPHQAIPMPAPPMSTTPEATEKTSLKSAEVLNTSYMVERE